The following is a genomic window from Anaerolineales bacterium.
CACATACTGCAAAAAGACGGTGATGACGAAGATCGCCAAGATCAGGCTGAAAGTGACCAGCACTTCTTTGGACCAGCCGCGGATAAAACCCACGAAGGTGAAGATGCCGATCAGGAGCCAGAACAGCGTTTCCAGAGAGATCATGCTTGCGACCCTCCCAACTGGCGCAGCTGCGCCGCGATGTGCTGGGCCGCCTGTGGGGCGGCCAGCTGGGCCATGGCGCGGGCCAGCTGCTGTAGCCGCGGCTTATCTTCGATCAGGCCGATCACAGTGCCAGCCAGTGAAGCGGCCATGTCTTCGTCGGCCAGGACCACGGCCGCGCCGCGCGCCTGCAAAAAGCCTGCGTTGACGTGTTGCAGGTGTTGCTTGAACGGGATCGGCACCAGCACGGCCGGCAAGCCGAAGTGCGGCAGCTCGCCCAGAGTGGATGCGCCCGCCCGGCACACGGCCAGGTCAGCGGCAGCGAAGGCCGCGCCCATGTCGTCATGCAAATAAGGGAAGGCGTGATAGCGGGCGGCCAGCTCGGCGGGCAGTTGGGCGCGGGCAGCTTCTACCTCGGTCCAGTTGCCCTGGCCGCTAATGTGCAAAACTTGCATGCGGGCCAGCAGTTGGGGCAAGGTGGCCAGCGCGGCGCGGTTGATCGACTGGGCGCCTTTGCTGCCACCGAAGACCAACAATACGGGCAGTGACTTCTCCAGGCCAAAATGCTGCAGGGCTGCCGGACGCGTCCAGCGCGTGACCTCCGGACGCAGCGGGTAGCCAGTCACCACCACCCGCTCGGGGCGGCGGAAGTAGGCCCGGGCTTCTTCAGCCACGACGGCGATCGCATCCGCAAAGCGGGCGATCAGGCGCAGAGTGAAGCCCGGCTGAATATCCGGCACGAAGGCCAGCGTGGGCGTGCGCCCGGCGGCCAGCGCCACCGGGGCGGCCACGAAACCGCCAGTAAAGAAGAGCACATCCGGACGGAACTCGGCCAGCAGGTGGCGGGCTGCCAGGTAGCCCCGGGCCAGCTGCCACAGGTTGCCGGGCAGCGCCAATAGGCCCACGCCATGCAACCCAGCGGCGGGCAGGCTGCGCAGTTGGTAGCCGGCACGCGTCACCAGGTCGTGCTCCATGCCGCCTTCACCGCCAACCCACAGCAGCTCCACGTCTTTACTGCCCAACTCTTGAAGCACGGCGAGAGCGGGATACACCCCACCCCCGCTCGCTCCGGCGGCCACGAGTAGTCGCATCCAGAGTCCTTTCTTCCTCTACACTTTGTTCACGCGAGGCGCGTGAAATACTCATCAAAATACCCAGGGCTGCCAGGTTGGTCACCAGGCTGGAACCGCCAAAGCTGATCATCGGCAGCGTGTTGCCGGCAAAAGGCACCAGGCCGACCAACACGGCCATATTGACGCTGGCTTCCAGGGCGATCCACAGAGCGATACCGCCGGCCAGCAACGAACCGAACATATCCGGGGAGCGCCGGGCGATCACCAGCCCGCGCCACAGAATGAGGGCATACAAACCCAGGGTCAGCAGCACACCAAACAGGCCCAGTTCCTCGCCGATCACGGCGAAAACGCTGTCGGTGGGCGGCACAGGCAGGCCGGTCAACTTGGCGGTGGATTGGCCCAGGCCGACGCCAAACCAGCCGCCCTTCACGAAGGCCTCGTACGAGCGCAAGATATGGTCGTTGGCCAGGGTCGGGTCGCCCAGGCCGGTCACGTAGTCGGTGATGCGCACCCGCGCCGTAGTGCTGAACTGCATCAACAGTGGGATCAGCGCCGCCGTGCCGCCCACGATCAGGCCAATTTGCAGCACGGAACCGCCTGCCAGGAAGAACATCAGGCCGCCCAGAAAGACGATGGTGGCAGCAGCGCTGATGTCCGGCTGCAAATAGATCAGGCCTGCCACCGTGCCCAACATGATGATCAAAGGCAGCAAACCGTAGGAGACCTTGCTGAGTTCGTTGCGCTTGGCATACAGCCAGACCGAGAGATAGATCAGGGTAACCAGCTTGGCCACTTCACCCGGCATATAGGAGCCGGCCGAGAAAGCACGCGCCGAGCCGTACAGCACCTGGCCATACACCAGCACGGCGACCAGCGCCATCAGCGTGCCGCCCATCAGCAGCACGGAGTATTTGCGCCAAAAATGATAGTGGATAAAGCAGCAGGCCGTGCCGACCACCAGGCCCACCACCAGGCTGCGCATCTGCTGAAAGAACATGCGCGTGGGATCGCCATAATTGACCAGCGAGAAATCCCAACTGGCGGAATAGACCATCAGCGCCCCGAAGAGCAGCAAGGCGAAAACACCCAGCAGCAGCGGCACATCGAAGTTGATCTCCAGCTGCGGCCAGCCGGATTTCTTGCGGCGACGCGAGCGGCGTTCGCTGCGCAGCGGAGCTTCGGTCTCAGGTTCGTTGAAATCTTCAAAAGTCTGTTCGCTCATAGCTCTTTCACCAATTGGCGAAACCGCTCGCCACGCGCTTCAAAGTCCACAAATTCGTCAAAGCTGGTGCCGCCCGGGGCCAGCAGCACCACGTCGCCCGGCTGGGCCGCTGCCGCGGCGGCGTGTACTGCGGCAGCCAGGTCGGCCGCCTGGATGCGGGGCAGCTGCGGCGCATGGGCCGCGAAAACGCTCTCCAGCATCGGGGCCGCTTCGCCAAACAGCACTACATGCCGGCTGCGTTGGGCCGCCAAGCGGGCCAAATCTGCCCAAGGCAGGCCCTTGTCCCGCCCGCCCAGCAGCAAAACGATCGGGCGGATGAAAGAGTGCAGGGCTGCTTCCGTACGCTGCGGCGCAGTGGCGATCGAGTCGTTGTACCAATCGGCATCATTCAGACTACGCACCCACTCCAAGCGATGCGGGGCGCCATGAAAGCCCTGCACGCCCGCCCGCAGCGCCTCTGCATCGGCTCCCGCCGCGGCGGCAATCGCGCAGGCCGCCAGCACGTTGGACAGGTTATGGTCGCCGATCAGCTGGACTTGATTGACTTGCAAGACCGCCGTCTCCCCTTGGGTGGTGCGCAACCATACCTGGCCGTCCCGCAGACAAGTGCCGTTCTGCCCAAAGGGCAGCTCGCCATGCCCAAAACTCCATAACTGGCCGCGCACCTGGCTTGCCAGCGCCCAGGTGGCTGCGTCTTCGCGATTCAGGACGGCACTGTCGCCCGGCATCTGAAAGTCCAGAATGCGCGCCTTGGCCGCGGTATAGGATTCCATCGTCCCGTGTCGGTCCAGGTGATTGGGCGCCAAGTTGAGGATGGCAGCCACACTGGGCGAGCGCGTCATCCACTCCAACTGGAAGCTGGAGAGTTCCATCACAGCCACATCTTCTGCCTGCATCTGATCCATGTCGGCCAGCAGCGGGTTGCCAATATTGCCGCCCACCCAGGCCCGGCGCACGCCGCGGCCCTGCATGGCGGCCAGCATGCGACCCACCAGCATGGTGGTGGTGGTCTTCCCGGCTGAGCCGGTGATGCCCACCACCCGACAGGGAGCCAGCTCCAGAAAGAGCTGCGAATCATTGCTGATCGGCAGGTCGCGCGCCCGGGCTTCGGCGACCAGTGGGTTGTCGCTCGGCACGCCGCCGGAAACAAACAAAACGTCTGCGCCGTCCAGCAGCTGTAACGGATGGTTACCCAAGTGCCATTCGACCGGCAGGTTGGCCAGACGCTGCTTAGCCTCGACCAGTTCGGCCTGCGGGCGGGCGTCGTTCAGCACCACTTGCGCGCCGCGGCCCGCCGCATAAACGGCAGTGGCCTGGCCCTGGCGGCCGGCACCTACAACCACGACACGAGCGGCTTTCCAGTCGATCACATCACACCATCGCCAGGGCCACGCCGATCATGGCAAACAACAGGCTGACCAGCCAAAAACGCTGCACGATCTGGGTTTCACTCCAGCCGGAAAGTTCGAAATGCAAGTGGATAGGCGACATCTTGAACAGACGCCGGCCGCCCGTCAAGCGGAAATAGCCCACCTGCAAGACCACGCTTAGGATCTCGCTGGTCGGGATAATGCAAATGATGGGGTACAGGATCCAGTGCCCGGTCATCAGCGCAACCACACCCAGGGTGGCGCCCAAAGCCATCGAACCCGTATCGCCCATGATCAGCTGGGCCGGGTGCACGTTGAACCACAAAAACCCGAACAAGGCGCCCACCAGGGTGAAACAGAACTGGCCCAGAAAGACCTGGCCTTGCAGTAAGGCAATCCCACCGAAGGTGGCAAAAGCCGTGGCGGCGATCAGGCCAGACAGGCCGTCCAACCCATCCGTAAAGTTGACCGCATTGGCCGAGCCAGCAATGATGATCATCGCCACGGGATAGAAGAGCCAACCCAGGTCGAATTCATTGCGAAAGCCCGGCAGGTACATGTCCGGCACATGCAGATAGTCGTGCAGCACAAAAGCCAGGATACCGGCCAGCAGCATTTGGATCAGGAACTTGGTGCGGGCACGCATGCCCTCACCGATCTCACGCTGGCGCAGTTTGCGCCAGTCGTCCAGGCCGCCCAGCGCGCCAAAAGCGATCATGGCGCCCAGCGGCACCAGGATGGAGCGACCGATGCCGCTGAGACCGATCAGAGGCACCGCGTTGAGCAGAATGGTGACCAAGAGCACCGGCAGAATGAACATCACCCCACCCATGGTGGGCGTGCCGACTTTCACTGTGTGGTGCCGCTGCGGGGCCTCCAGGCGGATGCTGTCGCCCACTTTGAGTGAACGCAAAGTGCGGATCAGCGGCCCACCCCAAATGACCGTCATAATGAAGCTGACCCCGGCAAGCACCAAGGCGGCGCCGCTACCACTCATTTTGTCTGCTCCGCTTCCCGCCGCTGTTCCAACTGCGGCACGATGGTTTCCATCTTCACAGCACGCGAACCTTTGACCAACACTACATCGCCCGGCGAAAGCAGCCGTTTCAAGTACTCCAGCGCCACTTCGCTGTTGTCGAATTCGTGGACGGCGGCGGCATCCAGACCATTGGCCCGCGCCGTTTCGGCGATCAGATGCGCCCGTGGTCCCACGGTGACCAGCGCGTCCGCGGCTTTGGCCGCCAGCATGCCGACCATCTGGTGGCCCTGGGCTTCGTACGGGCCCAGCTCCAGCATGTCGCCCAGCACGGCGATCTTGCGGCCGTCCAGCTCGCTCAGGAGGTTGAGGGCCGCCATGGTCGATTCGGGCGAGGCATTGTAAGTGTCGTCCAACAGCAGCGACCCGTTGCGCCCAGGCACGGTCACCAGGCGCAGCTGCGGGTTGCCGATCCGCAAGCCAGTCAGAATCTCGGCCCAGTCCATGCCTTCCACCAGGCCTACCGCAGCCGCCCGCAGGGCGGTGTGAACCGAATGGCGGCCGATCAAGGGAATACGCACATGCAGGGTTTCGCCCTGGTAGTGCAGCTGGAAGCGCACGCCGTCCAGGCCCAGGCCTTCAATATTGTCGGCCCACAAATCCGCTGCTGGATCTGTGCCGTAAAAGAATACCCGCGCGGGTGTCTCGGCGGCCATGCGCTTAACATTCTCATCATCTATGTTCAGGATAGCCACTCCGTGGCTGGGCAGCGCCCGCACCAGCTCCGCCTTGCCCTGATAAATGGCCTCTTGCGAACCGGCCCGCTCGGCATGCACCGTGCCGATGTTGGTGATCACGCCCACTTCCGGCACGGCGATGTCAGCCAGCAAGGCGATCTCACCGATCAGGTAGAAGCCCATCTCCAGCACAGCGCACTGGTGCTCTTCGGTCAATGAAAGCACGCTCAGCGGCAGACCGATCTCATTGTTGAAATTGCCGCTGGACTTATAGGTATTGAATCGCTGAGAGAGCACCTCAGCGGTGAGTTCTTTAGTGGTGGTCTTGCCCACACTGCCGGTAATGCCGATCACACGCAGCTGGGTCAACTTGCGGCGCCAGAAAGCCGCCGCTTTTTGCAGGGCGGCCAGGCTGTCCTCCACGCGGATGCACAGCGGCGTGGACCAGACGAAGTCGACGGCTGGCGGCCCCTGGCGCAGGTCCAGCACCGGCCAGTCGCCCGGCAGCTCACGATCCACCAGGGCCACCGTGGCTCCATTGGCAAAGGCAGCTTGCACATAGTCGTGGCCATCCACATGCTCGCCCCTGAAGGCCACAAACAGCATACCGCCCTGCGCCGCACGCGAGTCGTGCGTGGCGCCGGTCACCGGCTGCCCGGCGCCCGGCGGGCGCCGGCCGCTCAGAGCCTCAACCAGGTCGGCAATCGTCAGCATTAGTCGCCCTGCCCTTGCGCCAAGCGCTGGTTGTCGGGAGGAATATTCATCAGCACCACCAGGCGTTCGACAATATCGGCGAAGGCCGGGGCCGCCACTTCGGATGCCCAGATGGAGCTTTCAGGGCGTTCGATCCAGACAAAGACGATGAAGCGTGGGTCATCCACAGGACCCCAACCAATGAAAGAGGTGTTGGTCTGGTTGGGGTCATAAGTGCCGTTGGGCGTGGGGATCTGCGCTGTGCCGGTCTTGCCCGCCAGGCGGTAACCCGGCACCATGGCCAGCGAGGATTCGTATTCCAAAGAGTCCGCCAACATGCTGGTCATAGTGCGCGCCGTCTCGGCGGAGATGGGTGCGCCGGCATATTGCGGAGACAGGCTGTACTGCGAGCCGTCCTGCACCACGGCTTTGACAATGTGCGGAATGGCCATCTTGCCGTCATTGACAAAGGCCGACACAGACATCACCATCTGCAGCGGTGTCACCGCCAACCCCTGGCCAAAGGAGTTGGTCACCAGGTCGGAGGGATACCATCCTGCAATGGCCGGGGTGCGCAGTGAGCCCAGTTGTTCGTTGGCCATATCCACCCCCGTGGGGCGGCCAAAACCAAAAGCTTCCACGTATTCGTAAAACTTGTCCGCGCCCACCTTGTTCACAGCCAGGTCGGCCAGGCACACATTCAGTGAGTGCTGCATGCAACCCAGGATGGTCTGGTCGCCCCAGGCCGCCCCGTTCCAGTTCCGCACCGTGATACCGCCATGACTGAACACGCCCTTGTCTGGGTAGACCTGTTCCGGGTGCGAAACTCCCATGTCAAAGGCGGCCGCGACGGTGATGACCT
Proteins encoded in this region:
- a CDS encoding UDP-N-acetylmuramoyl-tripeptide--D-alanyl-D-alanine ligase yields the protein MLTIADLVEALSGRRPPGAGQPVTGATHDSRAAQGGMLFVAFRGEHVDGHDYVQAAFANGATVALVDRELPGDWPVLDLRQGPPAVDFVWSTPLCIRVEDSLAALQKAAAFWRRKLTQLRVIGITGSVGKTTTKELTAEVLSQRFNTYKSSGNFNNEIGLPLSVLSLTEEHQCAVLEMGFYLIGEIALLADIAVPEVGVITNIGTVHAERAGSQEAIYQGKAELVRALPSHGVAILNIDDENVKRMAAETPARVFFYGTDPAADLWADNIEGLGLDGVRFQLHYQGETLHVRIPLIGRHSVHTALRAAAVGLVEGMDWAEILTGLRIGNPQLRLVTVPGRNGSLLLDDTYNASPESTMAALNLLSELDGRKIAVLGDMLELGPYEAQGHQMVGMLAAKAADALVTVGPRAHLIAETARANGLDAAAVHEFDNSEVALEYLKRLLSPGDVVLVKGSRAVKMETIVPQLEQRREAEQTK
- a CDS encoding cell division protein FtsW, translating into MSEQTFEDFNEPETEAPLRSERRSRRRKKSGWPQLEINFDVPLLLGVFALLLFGALMVYSASWDFSLVNYGDPTRMFFQQMRSLVVGLVVGTACCFIHYHFWRKYSVLLMGGTLMALVAVLVYGQVLYGSARAFSAGSYMPGEVAKLVTLIYLSVWLYAKRNELSKVSYGLLPLIIMLGTVAGLIYLQPDISAAATIVFLGGLMFFLAGGSVLQIGLIVGGTAALIPLLMQFSTTARVRITDYVTGLGDPTLANDHILRSYEAFVKGGWFGVGLGQSTAKLTGLPVPPTDSVFAVIGEELGLFGVLLTLGLYALILWRGLVIARRSPDMFGSLLAGGIALWIALEASVNMAVLVGLVPFAGNTLPMISFGGSSLVTNLAALGILMSISRASREQSVEEERTLDATTRGRRSERGWGVSRSRRASRVGQ
- the murD gene encoding UDP-N-acetylmuramoyl-L-alanine--D-glutamate ligase, with the translated sequence MIDWKAARVVVVGAGRQGQATAVYAAGRGAQVVLNDARPQAELVEAKQRLANLPVEWHLGNHPLQLLDGADVLFVSGGVPSDNPLVAEARARDLPISNDSQLFLELAPCRVVGITGSAGKTTTTMLVGRMLAAMQGRGVRRAWVGGNIGNPLLADMDQMQAEDVAVMELSSFQLEWMTRSPSVAAILNLAPNHLDRHGTMESYTAAKARILDFQMPGDSAVLNREDAATWALASQVRGQLWSFGHGELPFGQNGTCLRDGQVWLRTTQGETAVLQVNQVQLIGDHNLSNVLAACAIAAAAGADAEALRAGVQGFHGAPHRLEWVRSLNDADWYNDSIATAPQRTEAALHSFIRPIVLLLGGRDKGLPWADLARLAAQRSRHVVLFGEAAPMLESVFAAHAPQLPRIQAADLAAAVHAAAAAAQPGDVVLLAPGGTSFDEFVDFEARGERFRQLVKEL
- the mraY gene encoding phospho-N-acetylmuramoyl-pentapeptide-transferase, translating into MSGSGAALVLAGVSFIMTVIWGGPLIRTLRSLKVGDSIRLEAPQRHHTVKVGTPTMGGVMFILPVLLVTILLNAVPLIGLSGIGRSILVPLGAMIAFGALGGLDDWRKLRQREIGEGMRARTKFLIQMLLAGILAFVLHDYLHVPDMYLPGFRNEFDLGWLFYPVAMIIIAGSANAVNFTDGLDGLSGLIAATAFATFGGIALLQGQVFLGQFCFTLVGALFGFLWFNVHPAQLIMGDTGSMALGATLGVVALMTGHWILYPIICIIPTSEILSVVLQVGYFRLTGGRRLFKMSPIHLHFELSGWSETQIVQRFWLVSLLFAMIGVALAMV
- a CDS encoding UDP-N-acetylglucosamine--N-acetylmuramyl-(pentapeptide) pyrophosphoryl-undecaprenol N-acetylglucosamine transferase codes for the protein MRLLVAAGASGGGVYPALAVLQELGSKDVELLWVGGEGGMEHDLVTRAGYQLRSLPAAGLHGVGLLALPGNLWQLARGYLAARHLLAEFRPDVLFFTGGFVAAPVALAAGRTPTLAFVPDIQPGFTLRLIARFADAIAVVAEEARAYFRRPERVVVTGYPLRPEVTRWTRPAALQHFGLEKSLPVLLVFGGSKGAQSINRAALATLPQLLARMQVLHISGQGNWTEVEAARAQLPAELAARYHAFPYLHDDMGAAFAAADLAVCRAGASTLGELPHFGLPAVLVPIPFKQHLQHVNAGFLQARGAAVVLADEDMAASLAGTVIGLIEDKPRLQQLARAMAQLAAPQAAQHIAAQLRQLGGSQA